A window from Indicator indicator isolate 239-I01 chromosome 27, UM_Iind_1.1, whole genome shotgun sequence encodes these proteins:
- the RTN4IP1 gene encoding reticulon-4-interacting protein 1, mitochondrial translates to MLSRGLASGRTLCGALRVSGQPPVRGLRASPRARSAMPSWVIDRYGRNDVLRFTKDMMFPIIDFPNEVIIKVHAASLNPIDLSMRSGYGAAALNMKRDPLKLKSTEAEFPLTLGRDVSGVIMECGLSVSYFKPGDEVWAAIPPWKQGTLSEFVVASGNEVSFKPKCLTHIEAASLPYVGLTAWSAVKQVGGLNQSNCSGKRVLILGASGGVGTFAVQLVKAWGAHVTAVCSHDASTLMKKLGADEVIDYKAGNLEEQLKALPLFDFILDNVGGSTEKWALDLLKKWSGATYVTLVTPFLINMDKLGVADGMLQTGVTVGSKTLKHLLKGVHYRWAFFAPSGPSLDEIAALVDAGKIQPVIDEVFTFSEVPKAFQKLEGGHARGKTVINVISKK, encoded by the exons ATGCTGTCGCGGGGCTTGGCGAGCGGGCGGACGCTCTGCGGAGCGCTGCGGGTGAGCGGGCAGCCGCCGGTCCGCGGCCTCCGCGCCTCTCCGCGGGCGCGGTCCGCCATGCCTTCCTGGGTCATAGACCGGTACGGCCGCAACGACGTGCTGCGCTTCACCAAGGACATGATGTTCCCCATCATAGACTTCCCCAACGAGGTCATCATTAAGGTTCACGCTGCGAGCCTGAACCCCATCGATCTTAGTATGAGAA GTGGTTATGGAGCAGCCGCGTTAAACATGAAGCGGGATCCCCTGAAGCTCAAAAGCACAGAGGCTGAATTTCCACTCACACTCGGTCGAGATGTCTCTGGTGTCATTATGGAATGTGGGCTGAGTGTGTCTTATTTCAAACCTGGAGATGAG gTGTGGGCAGCAATTCCTCCGTGGAAGCAGGGCACTCTGTCAGAGTTCGTGGTAGCTAGTGGAAACGAG GTGTCTTTTAAGCCAAAGTGTCTCACTCACATAGAAGCTGCCTCCTTACCATATGTAGGCCTCACAGCGTGGTCTGCAGTGAAGCAAGTGGGAGGACTGAACCAAAGTAATTGTAGTGGGAAAAG AGTATTAATATTAGGAGCTTCAGGAGGAGTTGGTACATTTGCTGTACAG CTAGTGAAGGCCTGGGGTGCTCATGTGACAGCAGTTTGTTCTCATGATGCCAGCACACTGATGAAAaagcttggagcagatgaggTGATTGATTACAAAGCTGGAAAtctggaagagcagctgaaagccTTGCCCTT ATTTGATTTCATCCTTGATAATGTTGGTGGCTCCACTGAGAAGTGGGCTCTGGATCTCCTGAAGAAGTGGTCAGGAGCAACCTATGTTACCTTGGTGACACCTTTCCTGATCAACATGGACAAACTTGGGGTGGCTGATGGCATGTTACAAACAGGAGTCACTGTTGGTTCCAAAACTCTGAAG CATCTCTTAAAAGGAGTCCATTATCGCTGGGCATTTTTTGCACCGAGTGGGCCAAGCTTGGATGAAATAGCAGCACTGGTTGACGCTGGAAAG